In the genome of Opitutia bacterium KCR 482, one region contains:
- the purE gene encoding 5-(carboxyamino)imidazole ribonucleotide mutase: MENKPLVSIVLGSVSDWDTMQHCAATLEKFGIPYERNIASAHRTPAKACEIASTAMERGVKVIIAAAGGAAHLAGVLAAHTQLPVLGVPMKGWATDGMDSLLSTVQMPRGIPVMTLAIGKAGAVNAAVSALQILALSDAGYAQKLADFRRRQTEEVLAAKFPDEK; this comes from the coding sequence ATGGAAAACAAACCTCTTGTAAGCATAGTTTTGGGAAGCGTCAGCGACTGGGACACAATGCAGCACTGCGCCGCGACCCTCGAAAAATTCGGAATCCCCTACGAGCGCAACATCGCAAGCGCGCACCGCACTCCCGCAAAGGCGTGCGAAATAGCGTCCACGGCAATGGAGCGCGGAGTGAAAGTAATTATAGCCGCCGCGGGCGGCGCGGCGCATCTTGCGGGAGTTCTTGCGGCGCACACGCAGCTGCCCGTGCTTGGAGTGCCCATGAAAGGCTGGGCGACCGACGGAATGGACTCGCTTCTTTCGACGGTTCAAATGCCGCGCGGAATACCCGTTATGACGCTCGCGATAGGCAAGGCGGGCGCGGTAAACGCGGCTGTGTCGGCGTTGCAGATACTTGCCCTTTCCGACGCCGGCTACGCGCAAAAACTCGCCGACTTCCGCAGGAGGCAGACCGAAGAGGTCTTGGCGGCAAAATTCCCCGACGAAAAATAA
- a CDS encoding pseudouridine synthase, translated as MPQKIGFPAGVLGENPLRLDVLAANAPHFVALDKPAGILLDSYLGSPKGKSVMLAMRDTPEKPEFKRLGIVSPYAVNQVDFEISGAAVVACDKDTSVKMRNAMWSEAMEFQYLLLAKPVKPLEDVFDADLPILMHKERPVWLVSHRFGKKARTRFEIVETVGAFQLWRATTRTVRPHQIRVHANENGLKVIGEQLYSRTPHVYMSDLKEERYKIGFGEEERPLYPHISIHLSKITFDGAETGCDGVGKVEINSPLPKGFATQLKRLGFKTRA; from the coding sequence ATGCCGCAGAAAATCGGATTTCCCGCAGGAGTGCTCGGCGAAAACCCGCTGAGGCTCGACGTGCTTGCGGCAAACGCGCCGCACTTTGTCGCGCTCGACAAACCCGCAGGCATTTTGCTGGACTCGTACCTCGGCTCGCCGAAAGGCAAGTCGGTAATGCTCGCCATGCGCGACACGCCCGAAAAGCCCGAATTCAAGCGGCTCGGTATAGTCTCGCCCTACGCGGTCAACCAAGTCGATTTCGAAATATCGGGCGCGGCGGTGGTCGCGTGCGACAAGGATACGTCGGTAAAAATGCGCAACGCGATGTGGTCGGAGGCTATGGAATTTCAGTACCTGCTGCTGGCAAAGCCCGTAAAGCCCCTCGAAGACGTCTTCGACGCCGACCTGCCCATTCTCATGCACAAGGAACGCCCTGTGTGGCTTGTCTCGCACAGATTCGGGAAAAAGGCGCGGACGCGCTTCGAGATAGTCGAAACCGTCGGCGCGTTCCAGCTCTGGCGGGCGACGACGCGCACAGTGCGCCCGCACCAAATACGCGTGCACGCAAACGAAAACGGGCTGAAAGTAATAGGGGAGCAGCTGTACTCGCGCACGCCGCACGTCTATATGTCCGACCTAAAAGAGGAACGCTACAAAATAGGCTTCGGCGAAGAGGAGCGTCCGCTCTACCCGCACATTTCAATCCACCTGTCGAAAATAACTTTCGACGGCGCGGAGACGGGCTGCGACGGGGTCGGGAAAGTCGAGATAAACTCGCCGCTTCCGAAAGGCTTTGCAACGCAGCTCAAACGCCTCGGCTTCAAAACCCGCGCGTAA
- a CDS encoding DUF4832 domain-containing protein, whose product MTRLTLATFCAATAMLSFGCASRPDVSKVGDNRVEYKFEDNKKPLVNPGMGWVHHYYSGRTGNYGYYLKPSDSLDWFPGANVQYMRIPWAFVEPKEGEYNWSVFDTPAQRYVQSGKQFAIRINCCEHWIPWATPKWLKDKGCKGVQFTVRRGPDPNGACWEPDYLDPIYLEHLERLIKNLAARYDGDPNIAFIDIGTFGLWGEGHTGASSRLPRDVQIKAVKLQIDIYTKYFKKTQLCISDDVDGWKEQEKFPVLDYARAKGVSLRDDSILVDIPEAPNPNKKGHKKASWYHDGLAGKYWPTMPVIVEHEHYGLSKARGAWKGEWLENSVEAYHCSFLSIHWWPEQFYKENRESIERINLRLGYRLNLKSLEMPKSVEIGERFPVRFAWANVGVAPFYAGGYATITIKDKKGGIVAVLVDDTLNLSTLPVEEKGKEKVVSSTKTFNIGFLNPKEFFNEFTLNMEKRDGAEFYGAPVVPATKAGKYDVYVSVGMRDGTPQIALPLDLPTDGHKRYKIGTIRVKEPSVPGVEIKTPENAPLSTMDYDASGKKFKW is encoded by the coding sequence ATGACAAGACTCACCCTTGCAACGTTCTGCGCCGCAACGGCAATGCTGTCGTTCGGCTGCGCGTCGAGACCCGACGTTTCGAAAGTCGGCGACAACCGCGTGGAATACAAATTTGAGGACAACAAAAAGCCTCTCGTAAACCCCGGAATGGGCTGGGTGCACCACTACTATTCGGGCAGAACGGGCAACTACGGCTACTACCTGAAACCGTCCGACTCTCTCGACTGGTTTCCGGGGGCAAACGTGCAGTACATGCGCATTCCTTGGGCTTTCGTAGAACCCAAAGAGGGAGAATACAACTGGTCGGTTTTCGACACGCCCGCGCAACGCTATGTGCAAAGCGGCAAACAGTTCGCAATCCGCATAAACTGCTGCGAACACTGGATTCCGTGGGCGACACCCAAGTGGCTTAAAGACAAGGGCTGCAAAGGCGTACAGTTCACAGTCCGCCGCGGGCCCGACCCCAACGGCGCATGCTGGGAGCCCGACTACCTCGACCCCATTTATCTCGAACACCTCGAACGCCTCATAAAGAACCTCGCCGCCCGCTACGACGGCGACCCGAACATTGCGTTTATCGACATCGGCACTTTCGGACTCTGGGGCGAAGGCCACACGGGCGCAAGCAGCAGGCTTCCCCGCGACGTGCAAATAAAGGCGGTCAAGCTGCAAATCGACATCTACACGAAATACTTCAAAAAGACGCAACTCTGCATTAGCGACGACGTTGACGGCTGGAAGGAACAGGAAAAATTCCCCGTGCTCGACTACGCCCGCGCAAAGGGCGTCTCGCTCCGCGACGACTCGATTTTGGTTGACATTCCCGAAGCCCCGAACCCCAACAAAAAGGGGCACAAAAAGGCGTCGTGGTACCACGACGGACTCGCGGGAAAATACTGGCCGACAATGCCCGTAATCGTCGAACACGAGCACTACGGACTTTCAAAAGCCCGCGGCGCGTGGAAGGGCGAATGGCTCGAAAACAGCGTGGAAGCCTACCACTGCTCTTTCCTCTCAATCCACTGGTGGCCCGAACAGTTCTACAAGGAAAACAGGGAGTCAATCGAACGCATCAATTTGAGACTCGGATACAGACTCAATTTGAAGTCGCTCGAAATGCCGAAGTCGGTTGAAATCGGCGAACGCTTCCCCGTGCGCTTCGCGTGGGCAAACGTGGGCGTCGCGCCGTTCTACGCGGGCGGATACGCGACAATCACAATCAAGGACAAAAAAGGCGGCATAGTGGCGGTTCTCGTTGACGACACACTGAACCTCTCGACACTCCCCGTGGAGGAAAAGGGCAAAGAAAAAGTCGTTTCGAGCACAAAGACATTCAATATCGGCTTCCTCAACCCCAAGGAATTCTTCAACGAATTTACGCTCAATATGGAAAAGCGCGACGGCGCGGAATTCTACGGCGCGCCCGTAGTTCCCGCAACAAAGGCGGGCAAGTACGACGTCTACGTCTCGGTGGGCATGCGCGACGGCACTCCGCAAATCGCGCTTCCGCTCGACCTGCCGACGGACGGACACAAACGCTATAAAATCGGAACAATCCGCGTGAAAGAGCCGAGCGTCCCAGGGGTTGAAATCAAGACGCCCGAAAACGCGCCGCTCTCAACGATGGACTACGACGCCAGCGGCAAAAAATTCAAGTGGTAA